A region from the Parasphingopyxis sp. CP4 genome encodes:
- a CDS encoding tetratricopeptide repeat protein: MTMMLKLAAGALAVTTIAGAANGAVLVAGNSSAETCYTLAAREADNRGALRPCDFALREEALTREDRIATYVNRGIIQFHRGQYDLALADFDEALEMDAEQPEAMLNKAIVLMRRDERGEEALPYFTRALELGTQSPAVAHYGRGLAHHLTGDLTSAYIDILTATELAPEWEAPRNDLDNYIVEPNS; the protein is encoded by the coding sequence ATGACCATGATGCTCAAACTTGCCGCAGGCGCGCTTGCAGTCACCACGATCGCTGGTGCGGCCAACGGTGCGGTGCTGGTTGCCGGAAACAGCTCAGCAGAAACATGCTATACGCTCGCTGCCCGCGAAGCGGATAATCGCGGTGCCTTGCGGCCATGTGATTTTGCCCTGCGCGAAGAAGCGCTGACGCGCGAAGATCGCATTGCCACCTATGTTAATCGTGGCATTATTCAGTTCCATCGTGGCCAATATGATCTTGCTCTGGCCGATTTCGACGAGGCGCTCGAAATGGATGCGGAACAGCCCGAAGCGATGCTCAACAAAGCGATCGTGCTGATGCGCCGTGACGAGCGCGGTGAAGAGGCTCTGCCTTACTTTACGCGCGCGCTTGAGCTGGGAACCCAATCCCCGGCCGTTGCCCATTATGGCCGCGGCCTTGCGCATCATCTGACGGGCGATCTTACGTCCGCCTATATTGACATTCTGACGGCAACAGAGCTGGCCCCGGAATGGGAAGCGCCGCGTAACGATCTCGATAATTATATTGTCGAACCAAATAGCTAA
- a CDS encoding tetratricopeptide repeat protein, which produces MRRSSLVAGLALITLASGSAHATISVFGNTTARTCYESALNERSGPSDISTCTEAIQDRNITGRDRVASYVNRGILHVQNGNFERAIADYDEAIELDENEPEAYLNKGLALLHQRAAMTEVVALLTAAIENGTREPALAYYGRGVAHEMNGDVSAAYFDIQRASDLDPDWDVPARDLTRFRVVGGQGG; this is translated from the coding sequence ATGCGTCGATCTTCGCTAGTTGCAGGACTTGCCCTGATCACTCTTGCCAGCGGAAGTGCACATGCCACCATCTCGGTTTTCGGGAATACGACGGCACGCACCTGTTATGAATCTGCACTCAATGAGCGGTCTGGACCCAGTGACATCAGCACGTGCACGGAGGCCATCCAGGATCGGAACATCACCGGTCGCGATCGGGTAGCAAGCTATGTCAATCGTGGGATACTCCACGTCCAGAATGGAAATTTCGAACGGGCCATTGCCGATTATGATGAAGCAATTGAGCTCGATGAGAATGAGCCTGAAGCCTATCTCAACAAAGGTCTCGCACTGCTGCATCAGCGCGCAGCGATGACCGAAGTGGTGGCACTGCTGACCGCAGCCATTGAGAACGGAACCCGCGAACCTGCTTTGGCCTATTATGGTCGCGGTGTGGCTCATGAAATGAATGGCGATGTGTCGGCCGCCTATTTCGATATCCAACGGGCGAGTGACCTTGATCCGGACTGGGATGTCCCGGCCCGGGATTTGACCCGTTTCCGCGTGGTTGGCGGCCAAGGCGGCTAG
- the pspF gene encoding phage shock protein operon transcriptional activator yields the protein MERESQFVGESGAFLDAVEMASRAAELDRPVLVIGERGTGKELIAERLHRLSRRWEGPLITLNCAALPETLIEAELFGHEAGAFTGATRARAGAFEEADGGTLFLDELATMSAAAQERLLRAVEYGEVTRIGSNKPLQVDARIVAATNENLPNLVEQNRFRADLLDRLSFEVVTLPPLRVRESDILILADYFGRRMGVELDWPAWPGFGDDAVAALMAHDWPGNVRELRNVVERAVYRWDRHEEPVNSIQLDPFDSPWQIPAAPESEAPTPSAAPALQSEAEKPIVSDFKGAVESYEKEILEGALERSRYNQRQTAKALGLSYDQLRHALKRHDMIG from the coding sequence ATGGAACGCGAAAGCCAATTTGTGGGAGAATCCGGCGCTTTTCTCGATGCTGTCGAGATGGCGAGCCGGGCTGCCGAACTAGATCGCCCTGTCCTCGTAATTGGAGAGCGGGGGACCGGCAAGGAGCTGATTGCCGAACGGCTGCACAGGCTAAGCCGGAGATGGGAAGGGCCCTTGATTACGTTGAACTGCGCGGCCTTGCCTGAAACGTTGATCGAGGCCGAGCTGTTCGGCCATGAAGCGGGTGCCTTTACCGGGGCAACGCGAGCCCGCGCCGGTGCCTTTGAAGAGGCCGATGGCGGGACCTTGTTTCTTGATGAACTGGCGACAATGTCGGCCGCGGCCCAGGAACGGCTGCTTCGCGCTGTAGAATATGGTGAAGTAACGCGCATCGGATCGAACAAACCGCTGCAGGTCGATGCCCGCATTGTCGCGGCTACGAATGAGAATCTGCCGAACCTTGTTGAGCAAAACCGATTCCGGGCCGATCTGCTCGACAGATTGTCGTTCGAGGTTGTTACGCTCCCGCCGCTGCGGGTCCGCGAAAGCGACATATTGATCCTGGCCGACTATTTCGGGCGGCGCATGGGTGTCGAACTGGATTGGCCGGCCTGGCCGGGCTTTGGTGACGATGCGGTTGCTGCTCTTATGGCGCATGATTGGCCGGGCAATGTTCGCGAGCTGCGCAACGTGGTCGAACGGGCTGTGTATCGTTGGGACCGGCATGAGGAGCCGGTCAATAGTATTCAGCTCGATCCGTTTGATTCTCCCTGGCAGATTCCCGCTGCGCCAGAATCTGAAGCTCCGACGCCGAGCGCTGCGCCAGCCCTCCAATCAGAAGCGGAAAAACCGATCGTGTCCGATTTCAAGGGCGCGGTAGAAAGCTATGAAAAAGAGATACTTGAAGGTGCGTTGGAGCGATCGCGCTACAATCAGCGCCAGACGGCCAAGGCATTGGGGCTCAGCTATGATCAGCTGCGTCATGCGCTGAAGCGCCACGACATGATCGGCTGA
- the pspA gene encoding phage shock protein PspA has protein sequence MGIFSRTRDIVAANVTDILDKAEDPAKMVRMIILEMEETLVEVRASAARTIADQKEMKRSIVKLEQLQESWKDKAELALSKDREDLAKQALVEKQKASDMADRLNGEIEILDESLKAYEQDIAKLQGKLREARSRQNNISARLETAENQIKLRDLYNGDRVQDAFSRFEMLERHVDMAEGRADSLALGNGQPKTLEQEIEDLEAGDKVEAELAAMKKANKKPSETKEA, from the coding sequence ATGGGAATTTTCTCCCGCACCCGCGACATAGTCGCCGCCAATGTCACCGACATTCTCGACAAGGCTGAAGATCCGGCCAAAATGGTCCGGATGATCATCCTCGAAATGGAGGAAACACTGGTTGAAGTTCGCGCCTCTGCGGCACGCACGATTGCCGATCAGAAAGAGATGAAGCGCTCCATTGTGAAGCTCGAACAGCTGCAGGAAAGCTGGAAAGACAAAGCTGAGCTTGCTCTCTCCAAGGATCGCGAAGACCTGGCCAAACAGGCGCTGGTTGAGAAACAGAAGGCCAGCGACATGGCTGACCGCCTCAACGGCGAAATCGAAATTCTCGATGAATCGCTCAAAGCCTATGAGCAGGACATCGCCAAACTTCAGGGCAAACTGCGGGAAGCACGCAGCCGCCAGAACAATATTTCGGCCCGCCTCGAGACCGCAGAAAACCAGATCAAACTGCGCGATCTTTATAATGGCGACCGGGTTCAGGATGCCTTTTCACGGTTCGAAATGCTGGAGCGTCACGTAGATATGGCTGAGGGCCGCGCAGATTCACTTGCGTTAGGCAACGGCCAGCCGAAGACGCTTGAACAGGAAATCGAAGACCTGGAAGCCGGCGACAAGGTCGAAGCCGAGCTCGCGGCCATGAAAAAGGCCAACAAGAAACCTTCAGAAACCAAGGAAGCCTAA
- the pspB gene encoding envelope stress response membrane protein PspB: MEDILVPIGVVGMLFIGLPWLILHYSTQWKRAGSITREDEDLLDELYDTARRLDDRMNTIERIMAADNPEWAQERSIRDEPRIEDQMEDRLEGLMPEKDTARAERRR; the protein is encoded by the coding sequence ATGGAAGATATCCTTGTACCCATCGGCGTCGTCGGGATGCTCTTCATCGGGCTCCCCTGGCTGATCCTTCACTATTCCACCCAATGGAAGCGTGCCGGATCAATCACCCGGGAAGATGAAGATCTGCTGGATGAACTTTATGACACTGCGCGCCGACTGGATGATCGGATGAACACGATCGAACGGATCATGGCCGCCGATAACCCGGAATGGGCGCAGGAACGTAGCATCCGCGACGAGCCCCGGATTGAAGACCAGATGGAAGATCGCCTGGAAGGGCTGATGCCAGAAAAAGACACGGCCCGCGCTGAGCGCCGGCGGTAA
- the pspC gene encoding envelope stress response membrane protein PspC, whose protein sequence is MHDRRTKFYLDKQNSKFLGVCSGVADYTGIDTLWTRIGFMVTALFFFPPLFLVYFIVAWLAPSKPLGLYENKEEEKFWQGTRANPRRSVNEIRSRFRDVDRRLADVELMVTSKNTRLAQEIDALR, encoded by the coding sequence ATGCATGATCGCCGCACGAAATTTTACCTCGACAAACAGAATTCGAAGTTCCTCGGCGTTTGTTCCGGTGTCGCAGACTATACGGGCATCGACACGCTCTGGACCCGGATCGGGTTCATGGTCACCGCTTTGTTCTTCTTCCCACCGCTGTTCCTCGTTTACTTCATCGTCGCCTGGTTGGCTCCGTCCAAACCGCTCGGCCTTTACGAGAACAAGGAAGAAGAAAAATTCTGGCAAGGCACGCGGGCCAATCCGCGGCGTTCTGTGAACGAGATCCGCTCGCGTTTCCGTGATGTTGATCGTCGCCTCGCCGATGTCGAATTGATGGTCACAAGCAAGAATACCCGTCTGGCCCAGGAGATCGATGCGCTTCGCTAA